A part of Aegilops tauschii subsp. strangulata cultivar AL8/78 chromosome 2, Aet v6.0, whole genome shotgun sequence genomic DNA contains:
- the LOC109770712 gene encoding myb-related protein Zm1, whose translation MGKGRAPCCAKVGLNRGSWTPEEDMRLIAYIHKYGHANWRALPKQAGLLRCGKSCRLRWINYLRPDLKRGNFTVEEEETLIKLHNMLGNKWSKIAACLPGRTDNEIKNVWNTHLKKRVAASAGEQKKGGAKGKKKTTCVDVPAPAPSPSPSSSTTTTTTTTTNCSSGESGEQSNTSNELEFELDKIEIPMLDLGFDLDMLLDTVTNTHCPVISSAPTSTCSSASPPCVVDDDTLLDLPEIDIVPELWSIMDGEGACAETAQAPWSNAAPCHGNGTEASAATADDEDGKEWWLEDLEKELGLWGPIDDYQHQQQPDPQGRVDPLSASVDDPVSCYFQAGPAGAATSAVQGPEASAVITDIPVGP comes from the exons ATGGGGAAAGGCCGGGCACCGTGCTGCGCCAAGGTGGGGCTCAACAGGGGCTCCTGGACGCCGGAGGAGGACATGCGCCTCATCGCCTACATTCACAAGTACGGCCACGCCAACTGGCGCGCCCTACCCAAGCAAGCAG GTTTGCTCCGGTGTGGCAAGAGCTGCCGGCTCCGGTGGATCAACTACCTCCGTCCCGACCTCAAGCGCGGCAACTTCACCGTCGAGGAGGAGGAGACCCTCATCAAGCTGCACAACATGCTCGGCAACAA GTGGTCCAAGATCGCGGCGTGCCTGCCGGGGAGGACCGACAACGAGATCAAGAACGTCTGGAACACGCACCTCAAGAAGCGGGTGGCGGCCAGCGCCGGCGAGCAGAAGAAGGGCGGGGCCAAGGGCAAGAAGAAAACCACCTGCGTCGACGTGCcggcgccggcgccctcgccgtcTCCATCCTCTTCCACCACCACGACAACGACGACGACCACCAACTGCTCCAGCGGCGAGTCCGGCGAACAGAGCAACACCAGCAACGAGTTGGAATTTGAGCTGGACAAGATCGAGATCCCCATGCTCGACCTCGGCTTCGACCTGGACATGCTGCTGGACACCGTCACAAACACACACTGCCCGGTCATCTCGTCGGCGCCGACCTCGACCTGCTCGTCCGCGTCCCCGCCGTGCGTGGTGGACGACGACACGCTGCTCGACCTGCCGGAGATCGACATCGTGCCGGAGCTATGGAGCATCATGGACGGCGAAGGCGCGTGCGCCGAAACGGCGCAGGCCCCGTGGAGCAATGCGGCGCCGTGCCACGGCAACGGGACAGAGGCGAGCGCCGCAACGGCCGACGACGAGGACGGAAAGGAGTGGTGGTTGGAAGATTTGGAAAAGGAGCTGGGCCTGTGGGGGCCCATCGACGACTACCAGCACCAACAACAACCGGACCCGCAAGGTCGCGTGGACCCGCTCTCCGCCAGCGTGGACGACCCTGTGTCGTGCTACTTCCAAGCTGGCCCCGCCGGCGCGGCCACGTCGGCCGTCCAGGGACCCGAAGCCTCTGCAGTTATCACAGACATCCCCGTGGGTCCATGA